From Corvus cornix cornix isolate S_Up_H32 chromosome 1A, ASM73873v5, whole genome shotgun sequence, a single genomic window includes:
- the LRRC4 gene encoding leucine-rich repeat-containing protein 4, giving the protein MKLLWQVTVHHLRRHRTWPGLLAASLTLHAWLLAAATASPGPQSCPSVCSCSNQFSKVVCTRRGLAEVPPGIPSNTRYLNLMENNIQMIQADTFRHLHHLEVLQLGRNAIRQIEVGAFNGLASLNTLELFDNWLTVIPSGAFEYLSKLRELWLRNNPIESIPSYAFNRVPSLMRLDLGELKKLEYISEGAFEGLYNLKYLNLGMCNIKDMPNLTPLVGLEELEMSGNNFPEIKPGSFHGLKSLKKLWIMNSQINLIERNAFDDLTALVELNLAHNNLSSLPHDLFAPLRYLVELHLHHNPWDCDCDILWLSWWLREYIPTNSTCCGRCHAPLHMRGRFLVEVDQTSFQCSAPFIMDAPADLNISEGRVAELRCRTPSMSSVRWLLPNGTVLSHASSHPRLSVLNDGTLNFSHVLLTDTGLYTCMVTNVAGNSNASAFLNVSTAELNTSNYSFFTTVTVETTEISPEDVSPKFTKPVPTTSTGYQPAYTTTTTVLVQTTRPPKQVAVPTADAGDKLQTSLDEVMKTTKIIIGCFVAVTLLAAAMLIVFYKLRKRHQQRSTVTAARTVEIIQVDEDIAPATAATPAAAPAGGAGEGAVVLPNIHEHLNYNTYKAGHGAHWTENALGNSLHPPGTTLADPYLIQTHPKEKVQETQI; this is encoded by the coding sequence ATGAAGCTCTTGTGGCAGGTAACTGTGCACCACCTCCGCCGCCACCGCACCTGGCCGGGGCTCCTGGCCGCCTCCCTGACCCTCCACGCCTGGCTCCTGGCCGCGGCCACCGCCTCCCCGggcccccagagctgcccctccGTGTGCTCCTGCAGTAACCAGTTCAGCAAGGTGGTCTGCACCCGCCGCGGCCTGGCCGAGGTGCCCCCCGGCATCCCCTCCAACACCCGCTATCTCAACCTCATGGAGAACAACATCCAGATGATCCAGGCGGACACGTTCCGCCACCTGCACcacctggaggtgctgcagctgggcaggaacGCCATCCGGCAGATCGAGGTGGGCGCCTTCAACGGCCTGGCCAGCCTCAACACCCTGGAGCTCTTCGACAACTGGCTCACGGTGATCCCCAGCGGGGCCTTCGAGTACCTGTCCAAGCTGCGGGAGCTGTGGCTGCGCAACAACCCCATCGAGAGCATCCCCAGCTACGCCTTCAACCGCGTGCCCTCCCTCATGCGCCTCGACCTGGGTGAGCTCAAGAAGCTCGAGTACATCTCCGAGGGCGCCTTCGAGGGCTTGTACAACCTCAAGTACCTCAACCTGGGGATGTGCAACATTAAGGACATGCCCAACCTGACGCCCTTGGTgggcctggaggagctggagatgtCGGGCAACAACTTCCCCGAGATCAAACCGGGCTCCTTCCACGGGCTCAAATCCCTCAAAAAGCTCTGGATTATGAACTCGCAGATCAACCTGATCGAGCGCAACGCCTTCGACGACCTGACGGCGCTGGTGGAGCTCAACCTGGCCCACAACAACCTGTCGTCCCTGCCCCACGACCTGTTCGCCCCGCTGCGCTACCTGGTGGAGCTGCACCTGCACCACAACCCCTGGGACTGCGACTGCGACATCCTCTGGCTGTCGTGGTGGCTGCGGGAGTACATCCCCACCAACTCCACCTGCTGCGGCCGCTGCCACGCCCCGCTGCACATGCGGGGCCGCTTCCTGGTGGAGGTGGACCAGACCTCCTTCCAGTGCTCGGCGCCCTTCATCATGGACGCGCCCGCGGACCTCAACATCTCGGAGGGGCGCGTGGCCGAGCTGCGGTGCCGGACGCCCTCCATGTCCTCGGTGCGGTGGCTGCTGCCCAACGGGACGGTGCTGAGCCACGCCTCGAGCCACCCGCGCCTGTCCGTGCTCAACGACGGCACCCTCAACTTCTCGCACGTGCTGCTGACCGACACCGGCCTCTACACCTGCATGGTGACCAACGTGGCTGGCAACTCCAACGCCTCGGCCTTCCTCAACGTCAGCACGGCCGAGCTCAACACCTCCAACTACAGCTTCTTCACCACCGTCACGGTGGAGACCACCGAGATCTCCCCCGAGGACGTGTCCCCCAAGTTCACCAAGCCCGTGCCCACCACCTCGACGGGCTACCAGCCAGCctacaccaccaccaccaccgtGCTGGTGCAGACCACGCGCCCGCCCAAGCAGGTGGCCGTGCCCACGGCCGACGCCGGCGACAAGCTGCAGACCAGCCTGGACGAGGTGATGAAGACCACCAAGATCATCATCGGCTGCTTCGTGGCCGTGACGCTGCTGGCCGCTGCCATGCTCATCGTCTTCTACAAGCTCCGCAAGCGCCACCAGCAGCGCAGCACCGTCACCGCCGCCCGCACCGTGGAGATCATCCAGGTGGACGAGGACATCGCGCCGGCCACCGCGGCCacgcccgcggccgccccggccggcggggcgggggagggggcCGTGGTGCTGCCCAACATCCACGAGCACCTCAACTACAACACCTACAAGGCCGGACACGGCGCCCACTGGACAGAGAACGCTCTGGGCAACTCCCTGCACCCCCCCGGGACCACCCTGGCCGACCCCTATTTAATCCAGACCCACCCCAAGGAGAAAGTTCAGGAAACCCAGATATGA
- the LOC120411839 gene encoding leptin encodes MRGPGVSLWALLCLAVALAGGRPARLERVRADARALTRTLSARLQQLQLFPLTLRVTGLEGVPEGGLPDGGVPAGLAGAAQRLQLFQRLLAALAGGDLRLAQVANDLENLRSLLAVLAALLGCPPPRDPPVAPPAPLAEAPHTVAGVALARLRGCLEGVAARLEGVPAC; translated from the exons ATGCGGGGTCCCGGCGTGTCCCTGTGGGCGCTGCTGTGCCTGGCGGTGGCGCTGGCCGGGGGTCGCCCCGCGCGGCTCGAGAGGGTCCGGGCGGACGCGCGGGCCCTGACCCGGACCCTCAGCGCGcgcctgcagcagctccag CTGTTCCCGCTGACCCTGCGCGTCACCGGCCTGGAGGGGGTCCCGGAGGGGGGGCTCCCGGACGGGGGGGTCCcggcggggctggcgggggctGCGCAGCggctccagctcttccagcGGCTCCTGGCGGCGCTGGCCGGGGGCGACCTGCGGCTGGCCCAGGTGGCCAACGACCTGGAGAACCTGCGCAGTCTCCTGGCCGTGCTAGCggccctgctgggctgccccccgccccgcgACCCCCCCGTCGCCCCCCCCGCGCCGCTGGCCGAGGCCCCGCACACGGTGGCCGGGGTGGCCCTGGCGCGGCTCCGGGGGTGCTTGGAGGGGGTCGCCGCCCGCCTCGAGGGGGTCCCCGCGTGTTAA
- the LOC120412003 gene encoding translation initiation factor IF-2-like yields MCWQELGALLCPMSPSLCAMFPRPVPCSCHSVPCPQRSVLCPHHSVSHQHRSVPCRLTVLCHHRSAPCPHRSVPHSHWSVPHPCRSVPRHLTLCHVPVPLCHPITATSPLLCATSPPCCPPTWAVPHPRHSVPCPCHSVPHPCPSVTPPSPPCCPMAPSLRGTSLFLCAASQGCQCHGSAHLTGDTWQVTCGRWHMGGSTQGTAWGWRGPWGAGAMSHHRPRPRGLHISPSLLVTCSLVTAVPPRGRRPCPSRVFLRSGLAVPPPARKPLPQKASAGGRASRDPRGPQVSEGDPKPPWPQGFGDSEGTVGTVWGPWHGDSRNGGTRPPQFLGWSGTTGGVRVTPGTPQSGGWPWGCRGPPRGGAQQVPSAPSLGPHCCPMTGEGPEGCRWPCYPAVALGGTRGLGNRAGDVSDTGLGTGMGTGFGDTRDAGWEMTGTGTRGMPAGRGHAVTSARSPCWLRGNLCVPSVPAVAPGALPAAAGHWCHQCHRRPSRKGHHSVCRVSPPW; encoded by the coding sequence ATGTGCTGGCAGGAGTTGGGGGCACTGCTCTGTCCCATGTCACCATCGCTCTGTGCCATGTTCCCTCGCCCTGTGCCGTGTTCCTGTCACTCTGTGCCATGTCCCCAGCGGTCTGTGCTGTGTCCCCATCACTCTGTGTCACATCAGCATCGCTCTGTGCCGTGTCGCCTCACTGTGCTGTGTCACCACCGCTCTGCGCCATGTCCCCATCGGTCTGTGCCACATTCCCATTGGTCTGTGCCACATCCCTGTCGCTCTGTGCCACGTCACCTCACTCTGTGccatgtccctgtccctctgtgccATCCCATCACAGCCACAtccccactgctctgtgccacGTCTCCTCCATGTTGTCCCCCCACTTGGGCTGTGCCACATCCCCGTCACTCAGTGCCATGTCCCTGTCACTCTGTGCcacatccctgtccctctgtcacCCCCCCATCCCCACCATGTTGTCCCATGGCCCCATCACTCCGTGGCACATCCCTGTTCCTCTGTGCCGCCTCCCAGGGGTGCCAGTGCCATGGCAGTGCACACCTGACAGGTGACACGTGGCAGGTGACGTGTGGCAGGTGGCACATGGGGGGTAGCACCCAGGGGACAGCCTGGGGCTGGCGGGGACCTTGGGGCGCGGGGGCCATGTCCCACCACAGGCCCCGTCCCCGGGGGCTCCACATATCCCCGTCCCTCCTTGTCACCTGCTCACTTGTCACTGCGGTGCCACCACGGGGCCGCCGTCCGTGTCCCTCTCGGGTCTTTTTGCGGTCTGGGCTTGCTGTCCCTCCCCCAGCCAGGAAGCCCTTACCCCAAAAAGCATCCGCGGGGGGTCGAGCCAGCAGGGACCCCCGGGGACCCCAGGTAAGTGAGggggaccccaaacccccctgGCCTCAGGGCTTTGGGGACAGCgaggggacagtggggacagtGTGGGGACCGTGGCATGGGGACAGCAGGAATGGGGGCACGAGGCCACCACAGTTCCTGGGATGGTCGGGGACCACTGGGGGGGTGAGGGTGACACCAGGGACACCCCAGAGTGGGGGGTGGCCCTGGGGGTGCCGGGGACCACCGAGGGGAGGGGCACAACAGgtccccagtgctcccagtttgGGTCCCCATTGCTGCCCAATGACCGGGGAGGGGCCGGAGGGCTGCCGGTGGCCGTGCTACCCCGCGGTGGCACTCGGTGGCACTCGGGGGCTGGGGAACAGGGCTGGGGATGTGAGTGACACTGGcttggggacagggatggggacagggtTTGGGGACACAAGGGATGCTGGCTGGGAGatgacagggacagggacacgaGGGATgccagctgggaggggacacgCGGTGACGTCAGCCAGGTCACCGTGCTGGCTGCGGGGAAACCTgtgtgtccccagtgtcccGGCGGTGGCACCTGGGGCCCTGCCAGCCGCTGCCGGGCACTGGTGTCACCAGTGTCACCGCCGGCCTTCCCGGAAGGGCCACCACAGTGTTTGCCGAGTGTCACCACCGTGGTGA